From a single Oceaniferula flava genomic region:
- a CDS encoding PEP-CTERM sorting domain-containing protein, producing MINTQTLKLTALFIALAPLSASAASLSVDFHGSVAPGFVRWDSSLGDDTDVNTQGAFHQVLTSTSDTYTAASTGFANDISATMTATNINTGANVSMFDLQNRANAPVEIYEDIVGASGSTGALALTINGLVIGQAYTLSVYALDSNGGTTNSDIREYTLTNGSSSTIDNVQWSANDFDASYSFVAEGASVTVQNTAGTAGSAMNGFTLTSVPEPSSAALLGLGGIALIMRRRK from the coding sequence ATGATTAACACCCAAACATTGAAACTTACGGCACTCTTCATTGCCTTAGCTCCTTTGAGCGCATCCGCTGCCAGCTTGTCCGTCGATTTCCACGGCTCGGTAGCCCCTGGATTTGTCCGTTGGGACTCATCCCTCGGAGACGACACAGATGTCAATACTCAAGGAGCCTTTCATCAGGTGCTCACATCCACCAGTGACACCTACACAGCCGCTAGCACAGGCTTTGCCAACGACATCAGTGCGACTATGACAGCCACCAACATCAACACCGGTGCCAATGTGAGCATGTTTGATCTTCAGAACAGAGCCAACGCCCCCGTAGAGATCTATGAAGATATTGTCGGAGCTTCCGGTTCAACAGGAGCACTAGCACTCACCATCAACGGCCTGGTGATAGGGCAAGCCTATACACTCAGCGTCTATGCACTTGACTCTAATGGCGGCACAACCAACTCAGATATTCGTGAATACACACTGACCAACGGCAGCTCGAGCACAATCGACAATGTCCAGTGGAGCGCCAACGATTTCGACGCTAGCTATTCTTTTGTTGCTGAAGGCGCTTCGGTTACGGTTCAAAACACAGCGGGAACAGCCGGATCCGCCATGAACGGTTTCACCTTGACCAGCGTTCCTGAGCCATCCTCCGCAGCTCTCCTTGGACTCGGTGGCATTGCACTCATCATGCGCCGCCGCAAGTAG